A part of Emys orbicularis isolate rEmyOrb1 chromosome 13, rEmyOrb1.hap1, whole genome shotgun sequence genomic DNA contains:
- the METRNL gene encoding meteorin-like protein, whose product MLSAPAPGLLPLVLGLLLLCRGGAGQYSSDLCNWKGSGLTHESHKKDVEQVYLRCSEGSIKWMYPTGALIVNLRPNTLSASYKHLTVCIKPFKDSAGANIYLEKTGELKMLVQDGDRSPNKVYCFGYDQGGLFIEATPQQDISRKITGFQYELINKGTASDLHTVSAPCRPCSDTEVLLAVCTSDFVVRGSIQDVTNEAEQQESVIDIHANKLYRQKSKVFQPTEENGSWRGQIKTPLECGVRPGDGDFLFTGRMQFGEARLGCAPRFKDFQRMYKEAKDKGLNPCEIGPD is encoded by the exons ATGCTGAGCGCTCCAGCGCCCGGGCTGCTGCCGCTggtcctggggctgctgctgctgtgccggGGGGGCGCCGGGCAGTACTCCAGCGACCTGTGCAACTGGAAGGGGAG TGGCTTAACTCATGAGTCtcacaagaaggatgttgaacaGGTCTACCTCCGCTGTTCTGAAGGATCAATAAAATGGATGTATCCCACAGGAGCACTCATAGTCAATCTGCGACCCAATACATTATCTGCCTCTTACAAACACTTGACTGTTTGCATAAAGCCTTTCAAGGACTCCGCAGGAGCAAATATTTATTTGGAAAAAACTGGAGAACTGAAAATGTTGGTCCAAGATGGAGATCGCAGCCCCAATAAAGTGTATTGCTTTGGTTATGATCAAGGGGGCTTGTTTATTGAGGCTACCCCTCAGCAGGACATTAGCCGGAAAATTACAGGATTCCAATATGAATTGATAAACAAGGGGACGGCATCTGATTTGCACACAGTTTCTG CTCCCTGCCGTCCCTGCAGTGATACAGAAGTCCTCTTGGCTGTCTGCACTAGTGATTTtg TTGTCAGGGGTTCCATCCAAGATGTAACAAATGAGGCAGAGCAGCAAGAATCTGTAATAGATATCCACGCAAACAAACTCTACAGGCAGAAGAGCAAAGTCTTTCAGCCCACAGAGGAAAATGGGAGCTGGCGGGGACAAATAAAGACCCCACTGGAATGTGGGGTGAGACCAGGAGATGGAGACTTCCTCTTCACGGGACGCATGCAATTTGGGGAGGCCAGGTTAGGCTGTGCCCCTCGTTTTAAAGACTTCCAAAGGATGTACAAAGAGGCAAAGGACAAAGGGCTAAATCCATGTGAAATTGGCCCAGACTGA